The Deefgea tanakiae DNA segment AATGCCCGCAGCGCAGCGCAGCCGTTATGCGCTCAGCGACTTTTCATTGGCGCTAGAAATTTACGCGGTGGGCATCCCATTGGGCGAAAAAGCCTTGCAAGCCGCAATCAATAATGCGCTGGTCGACATGGAAAAAAGCGGCGAAGCATTGGCGATTTTCAACCGCTGGTTTGGCCCACAAAGCAGCGCGCCTATTTCTCGAATTTTCACGATTAGCCCAAGTCGGAATTAATTCAATGTATTGGCTGCTAGGCATTGTTCAGCAATGCCTAGCGTCAGATACCTATGAATATAATTTGGTGGCGTTGCTTTCAAGGGAGCCCCGCAGCAAGCGCTGTGGGGAATAAGTCGCTAATCGCTTGTTCGCTGTGGATAAGTCACCTCAGCCTGAGGGCGCATGGCATAATTTTGCTGATCTTACGCGGCAGGTGCCCAGAATGACCCTACAAGAACGGCTTGGCTTTAGCGCCACCGACCGAATTCTCATCGTTCACGCCGACGACATCGGGATGTGCGAAGCCACTGTCAGCGCGTGGCGCGAGCTGCATGGTGTGAGCAATATGAGTTCGGCCTCGGCGATGGCGCCTTGTCCGTGGTTTCCTGCGGCAGTTCAGGCCGCGCAGGAAGCGGGCGATAGCGCCGATATGGGTCTGCATCTAACGCTCAATTGCGAATGGCGCAGCCATTACCGCTGGGGGCCCATTACCGGCCGGGGCAATCTGGCGGGTTTAAGTGATCACATCGGCTATTTCTATCCGCTCGCCGTCGATACGTATCAAAATGCGCGGCTCGATCTGGTGTATGAGGAGCTAGCAGCCCAGCTTCATCGCGCGCAGCAATTGGGGCTCGAGCTTACGCATCTGGATACGCACATGATGACGGCACTGCATCCGGACATTTTCAAGCATGTATTGCGCCTAAGCCAAGAAGCCAAGCTCCCCGTACTCACTCCCCACTACCGCGACCCGAGTACGCTAGCAGAAGACAGTAAAATGCCGCTCGCGCTGTGCGAGCAGACTTCGGCGCAAATTGCTGCCGCGCAGCAGCAAATTAATCCGATCGATGCCTGGGCCGTGCTGCCATTTGGCCAGTATTTGACTAACGAAGAGCGCTTGCTCTGGGCCGATCATGTACTGAAATACTATTTTGCCGCCCCCGGTGTGTATAGCTTGATCGGCCATCCAGCCCACGATACGCCAGAACTACGCGCCATCGCGCCCGACTGGCAAACGCGTGTGGCGGATTATCGGCTTTTTGCCAGCCAAGGCTTGCGCGACCTTATCGCGCGCGAAGGTTTTCACGTGATTGGCATGCGAGAAATTGCCGCTCTGCGCAGTGAGGTTAAGCATCGGCAGCCTGCGGTTTTGGTCTGATTCTGCACTCACAAGTCGTAATTTACGCGGGATTGCCTATCCCAACTCGCTCTAGATGGATGATGGAATGAGGCGAAAATCAAGGTGTTCAAGGCAATACACTAAACTATGCAGTTAAGCTTGCTGTGTAATAAACTGCGGTCGATATAAAAAGCCTTGTACCAAATCCACGCCCAAGGCGCGCGCTTTTTCGAGGTGCGCCATCGTTTCAACCCCCTCAATCACCGTTTGTTTCCCTGTTTCACGTGCATAGCGAATCAGGCTCACCAAGGCGGCTTGATACATTGGGCAATCGAGTCGAGCAAACCAATTGCGGTCAAACTTGAGGCAATCGACTTGAATCATCAGTGGTAGCGACAGCATAGAATGCGGCGCGCCAATATCATCGAGTGCCAATTGCACTTGCCGCTGCGAAAATGCCTCGGCCATCCGAGCGCTTTGTTTGGCATCCGACAAATCACTATTCTCAATGATTTCCAGCACCACATTGGGCCGTTGGCAGATCAACTCCAGCAAGGGGTGGCTCGCTTCGGCTTCTTCAGCCACTGAATAGGCATCGGGATCCAAATTCAGAAATAAAGTACCACTTGGCGCGCGCTCAATTTGCAGCTGCTTCATCTGATGCTCCACCTGAAACAAGGTCAGTGGGCTATCGTGTAAGGCGTCAAAAACATGGTCTGTTCGTAGCGTGGTACCACTACGATCGTAAAAACGCGCCAGTGCTTCATAGGCGGTAATTTCGCCAGTTACCGTGTCGACTAAAGGCTGATATTCCACCCCAAAACGCTGCTGCCCCAATACATCCAGCAAGAGGCTGGCACTTAAATTTCGCATAAGTATGTCAATGAGAATGGTTGTCACTATTGTAACCATCGAGATGGTTTTGCCCAAATGGTATTCGTGTGAAATGGACATGAAGATGAGTTAATACTGTTTTTTATACATATAGAGTAAGTTTTAGCTTGCCTAGTCGGGTATTTGGTCGAGAGCTTGTAAAGAAATTACGCATCAGGGAGAGAAACGCAAAAGTGGATTAATCTGCGCATTTTATGTGGGCGTATTATTTGTGCAGACGCAAAAAATGCGCGCACATTGGTGCTAACCCTAGTTCTTGCAATTTGATTAGCATGCTCTGATACGGGAATGACGGCTGAACCTACTCAATTTGGCGAGTCAACGCTTTTGTCATCTGCGCAGGTGGGGTCAACTAAAGCGGTACTATGACTTGGGCCAGCGTGCCTATTGTATTTTTCTCAGATTCATCAAACTGTCTACCTGGTATCAACATGAAAACGCTCAAGGCCAAAATCCGGCTAGTTTTAATCCTATTGACCTCGCTTGCGGTGGTCACGTTCTGTATTTTTAGCTACTTTGAGACGCGAGCTATCGCGATGAAGGCCATCGACGATCAGCTGATTTCGGCGGCCAACGGTTATCGTTTTATGATTCCCGACGAGTTACA contains these protein-coding regions:
- a CDS encoding ChbG/HpnK family deacetylase gives rise to the protein MTLQERLGFSATDRILIVHADDIGMCEATVSAWRELHGVSNMSSASAMAPCPWFPAAVQAAQEAGDSADMGLHLTLNCEWRSHYRWGPITGRGNLAGLSDHIGYFYPLAVDTYQNARLDLVYEELAAQLHRAQQLGLELTHLDTHMMTALHPDIFKHVLRLSQEAKLPVLTPHYRDPSTLAEDSKMPLALCEQTSAQIAAAQQQINPIDAWAVLPFGQYLTNEERLLWADHVLKYYFAAPGVYSLIGHPAHDTPELRAIAPDWQTRVADYRLFASQGLRDLIAREGFHVIGMREIAALRSEVKHRQPAVLV
- a CDS encoding EAL domain-containing protein; protein product: MRNLSASLLLDVLGQQRFGVEYQPLVDTVTGEITAYEALARFYDRSGTTLRTDHVFDALHDSPLTLFQVEHQMKQLQIERAPSGTLFLNLDPDAYSVAEEAEASHPLLELICQRPNVVLEIIENSDLSDAKQSARMAEAFSQRQVQLALDDIGAPHSMLSLPLMIQVDCLKFDRNWFARLDCPMYQAALVSLIRYARETGKQTVIEGVETMAHLEKARALGVDLVQGFLYRPQFITQQA